The DNA region GCTTTCTAGTCTTGGAGACACAATTAGCTTCATTCTTAAAGCTACCTCAGGTCTTGGTCTACAGGGTGCggttttgggtttgctttggtttcatttagtttcttttttttttttttttttttcatacgtGTATCCTTGTATGAATTTCAAACCAGAAGCTGGATCTTAGTGTGGCAGGAATAAATCACTGGAAAGCTTGCTAATTCTTGTTGAACAGTAAAACAGCAAACCTAAAAttagtgaagatttttttaaaaaaagatgcacaaaGCTTATACTTTTGAgtatttcttcattgtcttGCTCTTCTGTTAGCTGTCATTCTACACTTGCAAATTTGTGCTGCCGTCCTGCTGTtactgcagccaaagcaagaaagtggatcctttttggtttagtatgACTATTTCAGTAAGTGAAAGGATCTCTGGTTGGCATTTGTCCTTAGAGGCTGCAGAAGTGCAGAGTCATGCCCATTGTTTTAGTGCCatcaagcacagctgtgatcctTCCTGGCTGAATTTTGAGTTTAGCCAAGCTATTGGGTTTTAGGAAACCACTGTAATTtacatgcagcactgcagcagtgagattagccttttcctgctattttctgtccccttccccacttGCTTTGTGTTAGTTTCTGTTTAGTCTTCTGTTGGAAGTGGGAGTTAATACATTGACTGtcagttctgggttttggggtttgtcttttctttttctatttttttttcccaattcttctgcattattatCTTCGGGTTTCATCCAAGTTGCATACATCGCCTGAGGATGGAAACATTtaccctgctcctgggagcagggagggctcaggatcatatctgaaatgcttgtacagcagggcaggcagtgtgagaaacaaccaaGCTGAACTGGAAGCCTGGGTCCATTCCCAGAGCTAGGATATCATTGGTATCAGTGAGACTTGGTGGGGCAGCCAGgtgtcagctacagctgctcacatgctggagtgcagggcagtcctgggagaaaagcaggagccaggcacgtgcgttgcatttgctgagcagggctgggtccccggagggcagagagcagtggcttGAAGAATGGCAGCCTCAAAGGGCGTGCAAGGTGCgggagcttcctgctgccaccctggcttgtggggatagagctgaggcacccagctgagtgcagcctggtccctaggatggcagggcaggctctgcctgaaagtggaagagctgctctcagggcccttgaggcgtagcatggcttcatgggcaccagagctgggccccaaaccaactggctcaaggctgctttggattttggaatggacctgaaggtggtgcccagtatctgctcagagcagacagaaggcggccttagagcagacagcttgtctcctgtggatactctgctattgcagccccagattttgcaggtggttaaGGGGGATTGATGTGAGAGGTGGCCACACTTGACAGAAAATTGAAGGAAGAGTTGTGGTCACtttggggagaggaatctgGCAGAGACAGCAGTACCCAGGAAACCCCATCAGTAATGGCATGGAAGTCCAAGACGACCTAGCTAACAGCGCCTGAATGACCACATCTGTTCCCAGGTGTGGCAAACATGGgagcaaggggggggggaaataagcAGGGGTAGGTCCCTTGTTTGGGAGGAGGCAAGGGTGGAGAAAGGCGGGAGtcaaggaagctgagggggGTGTACAAGCAAATGaccacaggcagagagaggcactgCAAAGTGAACAGCCAACTCTTGTAATGAATTAAACAAGAAGCTGGGATCTTGAAAACTGAAACTAAGTCCCTCTTTTCAGCTGAGGGAGGGAGCATCAGTgatggcttcaggctgtgtcacagcaggttcccctgcagccccagggacaacacaagggagcccagaggggcagagcaagtgctgccttgggctggtcctgtgctgctgagctgggccgggctcctgggacacaggcagctcctggcaagcgggcagcgctgcagagagacagctctgcccaggagcagctcctgtgccaagcgcagcagggctgagcgcagtgcctgcaggcagggaggggagaggagggaggcagagagaggttaaaggcagtgtggggtgggaggatgcTGAGAGCTCACTGCAGGAGAGATCTTCACAGCCCTTGACATGGTAAGTCACTGGCTGTAGGACAATACCGGTGCAGTTCCTGGAGGGATCTCCTGAAGCTGGTACATCCCACAGCTTACAGGATCTTACAGGATACAGTCATCTGACACAGTTGAACAGCCAGgactggtccctgtccctgcccactgctgcagaatAGGGCTGACTTCTCAAGAGCCTGTGGGCAGATGCCCTGCTCCTCATGGCCCACACGGCCAGCACCAACCAGGGCTTCAGGCACAGAGCTCAAGGAAGGTCtgctagaaacagaaaagggtgTCTATGTATGACAGGGGGAGTGTCTATGGGAAATGGCTTtcattttgctcagagaagtctcCCCTAACTTGTCACTATCTTTTTCTCCAATGACAGTCCCcatgcccagaggcagcagatgtccaacagcagctccatcactgagttcctcctcctggtgttTGCAGACAcgcgggagctgcagctcctgcacttctggctcttcctgggcatctacgTGACTGCCCTCCTGGGCAACGGCCCCATCATCACCACCACAGCCTGTGACCAccgcctccacacccccatgtacttcttcctcctcaagctCTCCCTCCTTGACCTGGTCTGCATCTCCACCACTGTGCCTAAAGCCATGGCCAATTCCCTGTGGGACTCCAGGGCCATCTCCTACTTGGGATGTGCTGCCCaactctgtctgtctgtctttttcatttcagcagagttttttcttctcactgtcaTGGCCTATGACCACTatgttgccatctgcaaacccctgcactacggcactctgctgggcagcagagcttgtgtccacctggcagagcatggcaagctgaaaagtccttcactagcataagcaatacttagcaacaactaaaacaccagtgtgttatcaacattcttctcatcctaaatccaaaacacagcactatgccagctactaggaagaaaattaactctattccagctgaaaccaggaccgtatctatatatacacaccttAATAAGCTGGGTCAGAGAAATACATCCAGAAGAGTCATCAATCTGttcacaaaacattaaacacatattcaagttctacaatcaaaacacagcaatagttcaCCTCTACTGTAGCCTGAAAGGCTGCATTGTATCCTCtgagtgtcactgaaagaggcatttccaacccagtgtaatctgtatttgttcaaaaaagtgtccaaacctgtgacagctccagagtgcctctgtggttaatgagaagaaaccaaactcaccaaacccgcctgagatcaacttactgctccagactatctcagagagggacccttgtcaaatgctcacaactgcttaagagtcaaaggggtaaggaagctgccaattttcagctaaaaaggaatttatgagaataaattgcaaccacactcctccctcccagctacCTATGGAACagcttgcaggaatgaagtcctcaggccactggttcgtaatggactgctgtgtttgttgagaaCTAATGACTGGAGGGCaatttttccacaaggaaaaaggggaactcttcgcttgctccttttccagtatactcAAGTCTATTATGCCACAAGCAGCACTTAAGCTTACACTAGTAAAACATTACCAGAAAGACACTTGAATCACTGCTTATTATGCCTGAAGTTGTACACAAGCGTAgaataacatttcacaatgtaaaatgaacagctctcctcaaggggtcactaactggatcagaagagagTAAAACCCTTCCTTGGAAAATGCTCTTGTCCTTTTGTACCTAatgcagtggaagaattcaaggGAGCAGTTTTAGCagactctggggaaaaaaatctctacatGCAGAAGATGATTCCTCACTCCAGTTCATCATTCCTTCTCTATATGTTTAGAATCATACGGTGGTACACTAAAGAAAGGCTTAACTTCTgggaaattaaagcagcatccaaccctgaagtcacccagctccaaaagcatactgcaggcagaAGTGAAGACAAATGACAGGGATTTTACCCACAAATGCACCAGGCTCTAACCTTGTGCCAAAATTTATACACTGGGGTTtaggtattttcatttgcagacaaACTATTCAACTAAACTGCTTCATCTGAGAAAGTGGAAAGATCAAATGCAGAACTTTACAATAGCACTTTGTGTAGCAACGATGTTTAATTTCACGGCAATCTATGAAAGACATTTATTCACTCAGAGGGGCCCAAAGAATATCACTTCAATCATACAGTTTTAGGAACAAACACCCAGGTATTTAAGGACATGGAAAGGAATCATTTAGCTGCACAGAACTGTCCTCAAAACATATGGGATACGTGGCTCATCGTATTTGTTTGAACACCCAAATCAAAAGTAAGAAACAGTACCAAGTTGAACAATAATGGTTTCTCAGGGGgttttcatcacattttcaaaaacaattaggcaaaaaaaaagtgtttaaaaacaacagctaaGTGATACaatgtgaaaatggcaaaaaaatgcacTCCAGACAATTTGTATTGCAAGAATCAAAAAGCACACAACAACCGATACAAACATACAAACTATTATGCTGAATCAAATACATTCTATTTACAACATATACTCTGTTTTACTGCAAAAGAGATGAaattactgtttggaaaattaatacaaggCTACATTGTTTAGAATTAAGTGCTGTGTGTAGAAAAACAGTGCGAGACTGTGGTTTTacatactggttttgatggtccaCGCACTGGCTCCGTTCGACTTCTGCaagaagaaatggaggtgatcagaacttaaaatagagcacgtacctcctgaagatgaggaagtacaaggaaatgcttgagATTATCACACAGTGGTTTCTTCGTACATTTCCCTTCAAGAACGTACTACAAGGTaagtaatgcatttttgaagGCCTCTCCACCATTACAGCATACGGTCAGCATTCCCAAACATTAACCActctaccagcagtttctgcaatgtttccagacagaggaatcaaaagctaatcTGCACGGCTAGTTTTCAAcgttacaacagcagtgccattctttcctcgtccccacacacagggatttagttgagctttgatgccagcagcatctgtcctctcactttagggcagcattacaataccaggagagggtgccacccaaccagaaacggaggatgcattcacaaggcagcactgagcatccatACTTAAAttaacccccaaaacaaggccATGTTTATAAGCACAATGCTGTGGCGTCCACAATTACTCAGtagtgcctgaaagcactgcaacaactgctgcagtaacATGCCCAAAGTTTACAGGCAGAGCCacacaaattcagggtttttggCTGGCAAGTGCATCACAggcaccaggatgctgctgtactgtttgttcaagacacactgtaactcatcagtatactttatttatggggaacccacatcagaaggacatggcaaaaccacaagctaataacacctactaactgtggtggagaggcctatctttaagaaggctggaaaacatgACCATTCAAACAATGCTAATGTAGCTGATACACAACTGGACtctgtgaatacagaaatgacagcaataaTGCTGTAGGCAGCATTGCATTTGAGtgtctgtcattttaatcaatacGCCTGATTCTCTGTCCTCTCTAAATCTTaggaatacagaactaaaacctggagcacagatatcagcttagggtaaaaacagacttagaaagagaactagcaacagttggcaacgtgctaaactgcttcctgcatttcaggtttggaaaggattaactaTTCCTTCATCGTACTCGCACAAAAGGCAATACACTTTGggatattgttctttttctcttgcctgaaatggatgttgtctttaggaaactgatacgaatcccttatgaatggaacttcttgtttgcacGGTTCGCCAGCTGGCAACCCTTGGtctttcctctacagctaggatgcaaaacccccagccttggggcataagaatacctgccatatcccaccctccctcccccaaaggcaagaaagagtcaaacccCAACAATCAGACACTTCTGAGATGGGAACAAGTTCTGAGTTCCCACTACGATGTGGCTCTGTCTTTactataaaaacaataaaagcaaacagacataGCAAGGAATCTCTCCAGACAGAGGAAACAGGATCTACATCCTGGGTATCAGCAAAATCAAGCCCCTGAACAAGCCCAAGAgtatcatcttaaaagttaccattgctgCAGTTGGAACCCTGTGTCCCAGCAGGCCTGAACATGGAAGTtgactttgggacagatacattcAGCTATCAgaagtcctggttaacaggggaggtccctgatgactggaggcttgccaatgtgacgcccatctacaagaagggccagaaggaggacccgggaaactacaggcctgtcagcctgacctcggtgctgggaaagattatggagcggttcatcttgagtgaactcaacaggcaagtgcaggtcaaccaggggatcaggaccagccagcatgggttcatgaaaggcaggtcctgcttgaccaagctgatcttttatgacctggtgacccacctggtagatgatggaaaggctgtggatgtcatttacctggactttagcaaagccttcgacacagtctcccatagtattctccttgggaagctggcagctcatgacttcgacgggcatagtcttcgctgggttaaaaactggttgggtggccgagcccagagagtagtggtgaatggagctaagtccagttggcagccggtcacgagcggtgttccccagggctctgttttggggccagccttgtttaatatctttatcaatgatctgggtgaggggattgagtgcaccctcagtaagtttgcagatgacaccaagttgggtgggagtgtcaatctgctggagggtaggatggccctgcagagggacctggacaggctggaccgatgggccgaggccgactgtatgaggtttaacaaggccaagtgccgggtcctgcacttcgggcacaacagccccatgcaacgctacaggcttggggaagagtggctggaaagctgcctggctgaaaaggacctgggggtgttggttgacagccagctgaacatgagccagcagtgtgcccaggtggccaagaaggccaacagcatcctggcttgtatcaggaatagtgtggccagcaggagcagggaggtgattgttcccctgtacttagcactggtgaggccacacctggaatcctgtgtccagttttgggcccctcaatacaagaaagacattgaggtgctggagcgtgttcagagaagggcaacaaggctggtgaagggtctagggaacaggccttatgaggagcagctgagggaactgggattgtttagcttagagaagaggaggctgaggggagaccttattgctctctacaactacctgaaaggaggttgtagtgaggtgggtgttggtctcttctcccatgtagttagcaataggacaagaggaaatgggctcaagctgcgccaggggaggtttaggttggaaattaggaaaaatttctttacagaaagggtggtcaagaattggaagaggctgcccagagaggtggtggagtcaccatccctggaagtgttcaaaaaacgggtagatgtggcactttgggacatggtttagtctagtctacccttgattggtttagtgtggacttggtagtgtaggttaatggttggactggatgatcttaaaggtcttttccaacctaaatgattctatgattctatgattacaatctaccccatgacaacaaaaattaacagtggctttaacaacaaagatgcaatctgaatgcctctgtaaactaatatatccacaaaagcagctaacacactgaaagccctaacaaagggtacaatgctgtatggatacttacacaacacAGGTTTTGCTGGTACCTTTGACTCCTCCAACAGGGATTCTCCTAACAATCACCGATGAGTTCTTAGCAATCAGGGCATTatcatctgtgtattctgaaaacaacacaaatgcagacaaaaacTGTAGTCACTTTGTAAGAATGTATAGTACTATGACATTACACATCACTTCAGGGAATCCCTTCACAGgtatgaaagcaaaactttagAGGTAACATTGTGCTTTTAACATCTCAACACACTAACGGGACATTCCTAGGAGTCTTCAGATTTGGTCatcaaacacaagcagcaaaatcatttctgctcttttaaaacagtttgttgTTTGCCAACAGCACAATGGTctccaaggtcactcaggactgacagaacacagaagacagcctgccatctgcattaaGACCAGGTCAGAGgcccagctggggtttgttgtttaCGTTGGTCTGTTGTATtttgcctgagaagcagaatagcacatgctccaagtgttttcagtcagaatgttacagggcaggaaagagcattcCAGAATCCTGAGCCCTCGAGTTTACAGTTCTTCCACAATCctgtgagaacatctattccaaaagacaggtcaagaaattcagatcaaattaagaggaggcaagttgaaatgcatcattcctgagtacaggctttttgaagagaactctgcctttatagaacatgCCTCTAGAGTAAGCATGGAagaggacacccctgccccccctgctATTTAAAATAGGACCCAACCATCCAGTATAGCTTCCCAGCATCTTCAAAAGAGTCCATCAgatcattttttccactgacatttaaaatcctgttacCTTTTAGCGAGTTTAAGCATCtacatctgatgaataaaaactgaaattcatggttatgcatttcaagcaaaaatttggtatacgtatacattacactgaaatgtattctctagctttgctctgaaaaccacagggagatttttgtgttttcacatggaaaacacccttaagaaagcttcaggaagcacctCTGTCACTAATACACcaagtttaatattttagactccttttacaaaggtcaaagggcaacacaaccgacctagaggaggatctggtcactggtgaacaagagggatgctctttaaagcatgacagatactccttctttaacctcacctttagggaacaccacgcttaacagaacctagggaagcagacactttttcttcaccgcATTCTGAGTAcggatgaaaacaaagcaacacactttgtaaaactggtatgatgtatATTGCAGTAACACTTTATGGGGTAAaatctttatgagcatcattttctcttctaaaactttgctttctgttcctcaccttctgTAACAGAATCCACGTTTggcctatttcaaaacattttttctcctggggataATAACTGGGCTCCATCACAGTTTATGAccatccatcagtctggttttaaggctctgtttgacacagacccaactattccagtagtgacgccagccagttggccattcagcctgctagcattcatgaagctgacagtaccttagcaattgaagacaaaattcagagacccttctgcagaaaagcccttcaggcaaattaaccatttttcaaaagctcttgacaatttcattcaatagaaatagaaaaattcaagactcCTGAAATGTATCTCTATCTACGCGTGTCATGCAATCCAATGGCACCCCTAGGACCCCTAacattgtgctcttaagtctcttcacagacattctcctgaacatagtttaaatatcttgtcgtggtttaaccccagtcggcaactaagcaccacagagccgctcactcaccctcccctcacaccccacagggatgggggagagaattgcaggggaaaaaaaagtaaaacccctgggttgagataaaggtgGTTtaacagggcagcagaggaagagaaatagtaatacTACTGCTACTAATGAGAAAAGAacacacaaagcacaaagtgatgccCTTTGTGATGctgttgctcaccacccgctgaccgatgcccagcccatccctgagcagcaatcgctgagccccagccaactccccccactttctatactgagcatgacgccctatggtatggaacagccctctggccagtttgggtcagctctcctggctctgccccctcacagcttcttctgcacctggcagagcatgggaagcggaaaagtccttgactgccacaaacactcctgagcaacaactacaacatcagtgtgctatcaacattattctcatgctctCATTCtcaatccaaaccacagcaccacaccagctactagggagaaaaccaactctgtcccagacaaaaccaggacacatctgcagataaacagggagctttaggtgcccaaggccccgcgcccgccacCCCCATGCACCTTTGTTGGTCTGGgcgttgctgatctgcaggtcgCAGTTGGTCGCCTTCAGCTTCTCGCGGCCCATGATCTGGCGCTTGAGGTCAcacagggggatgtggaggccACTGAAGGTGACCGCATcatagctcagctgggaggagaacttGTAGTGGACGCACGGCATGCTCCTCCTCACAGCCCAGCGGGCGGCCACACGATGGGGAgtggcccccgcggccccggctcctcctccgctccctctcTCACATGCAGCGCTCCCAGGCCCGACCGCTCGCTATGGCCACTCGGGCGCCCGGCCTCAGCATTCCACCCAGGGGTTTCCTGGATGACAAGTgcacaggctgcctccagtgccTCATGTCACCCAGCGTGTTACGGCAAAAGGCCTGCATCATGGGGGCACGGCAGccccaccctcttcctcctaaccctgagctctccctaaaggcaaTCGCCATTCCTCCACACCTTCTTCCAAAACCTTCCCGTCTACCACATCCACTGAGCgggcaagggagattctccagaagcccttacGTGAAACCCATTCGAATAAGCCAGCCCGctggccatttttttcctggagggagttcatccagccctgcaCACTGCTGCATAACGTGGATGTTTGcagagagattcacttgcttttctgcaggaagccacaatcaAACTAAAGGTAATGGTAAGAGTTTGGCTGCCACTACGGGCCCAGAGCATCCTGATTGCTCTGagtcatctcctctgggtcccagccttactggtttacctgaacagcccaatccggcacatgctaacccttgcacaggaaatcatctGCATCATTCAGACTTACCTGAAGATTAGACTACCCTATTTGCACAACTACCAGGGCAATActggataggtgaagaaagggcattccaggatttaccctccacctgagctgaaaaggggattctaagtgcattaataccttccgcacaggttagaaccgctatctcttctgcctctggaggtCGTAGCTACTGATAGTTATGGGAAGAAGTGTTACAGTCCTCTGATGGAATGTGGCACTAAGTTCcccctgtctgtaacagcttttatccctcGTTTAtgggttgcaaaactagaaagagctattgtgaatgtgtcaagagaattagaaaaagccattaatgaaaccgCAGGGAGTATTACAGCCCTACAGGAACaaatcaacttatcaccacaaatgcTAATACAGAATTGATTAGCCtgagaccaccttttagcagcacaggacacagtgtgtgcattgttgaatcacagctgctgggctgtttATGTAaatcaagaccagaaaaatgaaactgattgaaaaaaaagaaaaagactcatTTAACTGTATGACATGAAGTAAGGCACGGATCTTCCCTAAATCTCTTTGGCTGGTTAACCTCTTGGCTCCCAAGCTCAGGTAGAGGACTGTGAACTAAAAGGATTTGGGTTGTTGCATTCACTATcgtattttgctttgtaattgtatgtgtgtgtttatagtGTTGTATACCTTATGCACTCAATTTCCGGCTTATAAAATGAATAGTATAGTGTGAGCCTGATggtccaaagaaaaggaagtaaaatctCATTCCCTAACTATTGTACCAATTAGTCTTTAGACTATGAACTTGTATGAACTTTCTTAAGATACATCGAGCTGACACCGTATACTGCACCGCCATGGTTCAGCCAGCGTGCCCAATgaccccagctctctgcaaggAGAAGGACAGCCCCCACCCTGAAGAACAAAGCACACCCCTGCACTGCCCAGATCatgccagcatcccagcccctcccacacCTCTGGGAAACCCTCCCCTtctctggcagcagagacaaggagctgcagcaagACCCACTCCAGGGACGTCTGGatcaagaaagcagcagatacaTGATGACGACACAGAGacagagttgctttgcaaaacagcagcgtgtgtgtgtgtgcgtgttcaGTAACGATTTGTCAAATTGCGTTGGACCTCAATGCTTGAATGGTCTAAGAACCACGTGTCAGACCACATTCGGGCTGCGCCAGTTTGAATGGGACAGCTTGTGCGCACGAATGCAAGAATTCCTCTTGTAATGCTGTACTTtgcctcccagcctctctcgTCGGTCGGCACGGGCCACTTGCCAAATTTTCCTGACAGCTCCCCAGCATGGCCACACGGTACCAGCACTGGTTCCACCACACTTGGGTGCAGCATCTTCCCCCTCTGGGGCAGAGACGGGGAGGGAAAACACAAGCCAAAAGCACCCCATCCTCACTACCGGGGCGGGATGGGGCAGCACACATATGTCGGCATCGCAGGGCCACCGGTGGTGGCCCCATGCCTGCCCCTTGGAGAGGAAATTCACCTCCCCGCAGAAAGCATGCTTGGGATGGGAAACTGTTGGGGTGGGAAACAGGGCTGATGCAATCATGGTTGGGATGGGAAGCCATCATCGGGATGGGAAATCACCATTGGGATGGGAAACCATCATGGGTATGGATGGGAAACTATGGTGGGGATGGGAAATCAGCATTGAGGACAAAatcatcagcaggcagggaaatcatTGAGATGGGAAGTCGTTGTGGTATGACAAATCAAACCATCGCAAGGCTGGATGAAGCAGGTGCTGGCGGAACCATTGCCATGGGGACGCCCCCCCCCACAATGCTGTTTAtccccaacaaaccccacaccgaccaaccgccatggcaggtacagcagcaggctcctgctcctcctggtgctcctgcCCCCCAGGTAACTCCCCAGACGGCTCTGCCCACCAATAtctcaccccatcacccctctTTGCTTCCCCCAACAGGGAGGTTCCCTCTCCGCCTGCCCATGGCATCGGAGGTATCCAGCATCACATTCACCACCCCGGCCATGCTGCCACCGGTCACTGcctgtgtgctgccttctgtccCGGGGCTGACActgtcctctgagcctgcccagctccacacTGTCACCTACCAGCTGGCCCAGGGCAGCGTCTGCCAGGGAGTG from Pelecanus crispus isolate bPelCri1 chromosome 22, bPelCri1.pri, whole genome shotgun sequence includes:
- the LOC142595740 gene encoding E3 ubiquitin-protein ligase RBBP6-like, which gives rise to MPCVHYKFSSQLSYDAVTFSGLHIPLCDLKRQIMGREKLKATNCDLQISNAQTNKEYTDDNALIAKNSSVIVRRIPVGGVKGTSKTCVVSRTEPVRGPSKPIDDSSGCISLTQLIKNESCHSSLCLFLDTVVILSRNEDGNVYMIERRSECRKNWILIWSRYMNF